The following coding sequences lie in one Bacteroidia bacterium genomic window:
- a CDS encoding geranylgeranylglycerol-phosphate geranylgeranyltransferase has product MISFFKLIRFPNLLIIAFTQYMVRWCLLFPFLKAKGVELQMSGFDFFLLVLSTLMIAAAGYIINDYFDGKIDRINKPEEVVVGTKIKRRVAMAAHAILNVGGIAIGLFISYKVGIWKLGLIYFMCAGGLWYYSTSFKYQLFIGNFIIALFTACVPLMVGIYELLLDYKKYLPQGVSGKDFNDVWHWIFGFSAFAFITTLLREIIKDMEDVEGDKEYGCNTLPIAWGMNAAKSVALLIIFFCLFSIAYLQKMQFQSNDLFSFYYFLIALQLPFVFLGFQLFFAKEKKQFHFSGNALKGIMLLGISYLFVFSYILLSAINAF; this is encoded by the coding sequence ATGATTTCCTTCTTTAAACTCATTCGTTTTCCTAATTTATTAATCATCGCATTTACACAGTACATGGTGCGCTGGTGCTTGCTATTTCCATTTCTAAAAGCAAAGGGCGTGGAACTCCAAATGAGCGGCTTTGATTTTTTTCTACTTGTGCTATCAACGTTAATGATTGCAGCTGCCGGATATATTATCAATGATTATTTTGACGGAAAAATCGATCGAATAAATAAACCAGAAGAGGTGGTAGTAGGCACAAAAATTAAAAGACGTGTTGCCATGGCAGCCCATGCAATACTTAATGTTGGAGGCATCGCTATCGGACTTTTTATTTCCTATAAAGTAGGTATTTGGAAACTCGGTTTGATTTATTTTATGTGTGCTGGTGGGCTTTGGTATTATTCCACTTCGTTTAAATATCAATTGTTTATCGGCAATTTTATTATTGCTTTATTTACTGCTTGTGTTCCTTTAATGGTAGGTATTTACGAGTTATTGTTGGATTATAAAAAGTATCTTCCGCAGGGAGTTTCGGGAAAGGATTTTAACGATGTTTGGCATTGGATTTTCGGTTTTTCCGCTTTTGCTTTTATCACTACTTTATTGAGAGAAATTATAAAAGATATGGAAGATGTGGAAGGCGATAAAGAATATGGTTGCAATACCTTGCCTATTGCTTGGGGTATGAATGCTGCAAAATCAGTTGCCTTACTGATTATTTTCTTCTGTCTATTTTCAATTGCGTATTTACAAAAAATGCAATTTCAATCGAATGATTTATTTTCTTTTTATTATTTTTTAATTGCTTTACAATTACCATTTGTTTTTCTCGGATTTCAATTATTTTTCGCGAAAGAAAAAAAACAATTTCATTTTTCAGGCAATGCCTTAAAAGGAATTATGCTGCTTGGAATAAGCTATTTATTTGTGTTTAGTTACATTTTGTTAAGTGCCATAAATGCTTTTTGA
- a CDS encoding NAD(P)-dependent oxidoreductase — protein MKKILITGATGFIGGFLVEEALKKNYEVYASVRKSSNTQYLHDKRIKLIELDFSNPVSLNQKMSEASRFDIVIHNAGLTKAKTRTDYSLVNYHYSKNLIDTLIHLNKIPEKFIYMSSLSAFGPGNPTSLSVVKTTDTPYPITSYGKSKLETEKYLSGLQEFPFIIIRPTAVYGPRDKDMLTIFKLINKNIEMLIGFKKQYFTFIYVKDLINVVFQLIESNIKNKSYFISDGSFYDGSVLGNIIKTQLKKKTIKMRLPVSIVKPLAFLSESTKFITGFTPIFNLEKVNELESINWKCDIQPLIDDIHFKADYNLENGIRETIEWYKKEKWL, from the coding sequence ATGAAAAAAATACTAATAACTGGAGCTACGGGGTTTATCGGCGGATTTTTGGTTGAAGAAGCACTGAAAAAAAATTACGAGGTATATGCAAGCGTCAGAAAATCGAGTAATACGCAATATCTTCATGATAAGCGGATAAAACTAATTGAATTGGATTTTTCTAATCCCGTTTCGCTGAATCAAAAAATGTCAGAAGCTTCTCGGTTTGATATTGTTATTCATAATGCAGGACTCACCAAAGCAAAAACAAGAACAGATTACTCTCTTGTTAATTATCACTACTCAAAAAATTTAATTGATACGCTTATTCATCTGAATAAGATACCTGAAAAATTTATTTACATGAGTAGCCTATCTGCTTTTGGTCCAGGTAACCCCACTTCACTATCTGTTGTTAAAACAACAGATACTCCTTACCCTATTACTTCATACGGAAAAAGTAAATTAGAAACGGAGAAATATTTATCTGGCTTACAAGAGTTTCCTTTTATTATTATCAGGCCCACCGCGGTATATGGACCAAGAGACAAGGATATGCTAACTATTTTCAAATTAATTAATAAAAATATTGAGATGCTCATCGGCTTCAAAAAGCAATACTTTACTTTTATTTACGTAAAAGATCTTATCAACGTAGTATTTCAATTAATAGAATCAAATATTAAAAACAAAAGTTATTTTATTTCCGACGGAAGCTTTTACGATGGAAGTGTGCTTGGAAATATTATTAAAACGCAGCTCAAAAAAAAAACGATCAAAATGCGATTACCAGTAAGTATAGTCAAACCTCTTGCATTCCTTTCTGAGTCTACAAAATTTATTACAGGTTTTACTCCGATTTTTAATTTAGAAAAGGTGAATGAACTGGAAAGTATTAACTGGAAATGCGATATTCAACCATTGATAGACGATATTCATTTTAAAGCAGATTATAATTTAGAAAATGGTATCCGTGAAACCATTGAATGGTACAAAAAAGAAAAATGGTTGTAA
- a CDS encoding DoxX family protein, with translation MKNLKRIGTIIFALPFGIFGISHLMMANNMKGMIPSYIPGGIFWIYLTGIAMLAACIALIINKKVKLTGLLLAAYLLVMILTMHLPMLTNPNPQMAQMAVMETLKDLALLGASLLIAGTASEK, from the coding sequence ATGAAAAATTTAAAAAGAATTGGAACAATTATTTTCGCGTTGCCATTTGGTATTTTTGGAATTAGTCATTTGATGATGGCAAATAACATGAAAGGTATGATTCCGTCGTATATTCCAGGCGGAATTTTCTGGATTTATTTAACTGGAATCGCTATGTTGGCAGCTTGTATCGCGCTTATCATCAACAAAAAGGTGAAACTTACCGGACTTTTACTCGCAGCCTATTTATTAGTGATGATTTTGACAATGCACTTGCCAATGTTGACTAATCCGAATCCACAAATGGCGCAAATGGCTGTTATGGAAACACTAAAAGATTTGGCTTTACTTGGTGCTTCTTTATTGATAGCCGGAACAGCTTCTGAAAAATAA
- a CDS encoding MarR family transcriptional regulator: MELEKEIKQSKFKSEHHKMLLNIIYTGSWLNNSSIKRFKPYGISPQQYNILRILRGQHPKPASVNLLIERMLDKNSNASRLVEKLRQKKYLERVICDADRRSVNILITKKGLDLLIELEKGEKEMKKKFSHISEKEASELNRILDKLRK; encoded by the coding sequence ATGGAATTGGAAAAGGAAATCAAACAATCTAAATTTAAAAGTGAACATCACAAAATGCTTTTAAACATTATTTACACCGGAAGTTGGTTGAATAATTCCAGTATTAAACGCTTTAAACCATACGGAATTTCACCACAACAATACAATATTTTACGAATTTTGCGCGGACAACATCCTAAGCCAGCATCGGTAAATTTATTGATAGAACGCATGTTGGATAAAAATTCGAATGCTTCGAGATTGGTAGAAAAATTACGTCAAAAAAAATATTTAGAACGCGTTATTTGTGATGCAGACAGGCGCTCGGTAAATATTCTCATCACAAAAAAAGGATTAGATTTATTAATCGAATTGGAAAAAGGAGAAAAAGAAATGAAAAAAAAATTCTCGCACATCAGCGAAAAAGAAGCTTCGGAACTCAACAGGATTCTCGATAAACTTAGAAAATAA
- a CDS encoding HAD hydrolase-like protein has product MQKNFKQLLPKITTIILDVDGVLTNGTVTLMADGTQVRTMNIKDGYAIELAIKKGMKLAIISGGKSEEVKIRLQKLGVENIFMQAKNKMEVFSDYIAEHKINPETILYMGDDMPDYEVMQKVGVPTCPVDAAYEIQAISIYVSTKKGGHGCVRDVIEQVLKAQDKWQ; this is encoded by the coding sequence ATGCAAAAAAACTTCAAACAATTATTACCGAAAATAACCACTATTATTTTAGATGTAGACGGCGTATTGACCAACGGAACCGTAACGCTGATGGCAGATGGAACACAAGTACGAACGATGAATATCAAAGACGGTTATGCCATTGAATTGGCGATTAAAAAAGGAATGAAATTGGCAATTATCAGTGGTGGAAAATCTGAAGAAGTAAAAATTCGTTTGCAAAAATTAGGTGTAGAAAATATTTTTATGCAAGCAAAAAATAAAATGGAAGTTTTTTCTGATTACATAGCAGAACATAAAATTAACCCAGAAACAATTTTATACATGGGCGATGATATGCCAGATTATGAAGTGATGCAAAAAGTCGGCGTACCTACTTGTCCTGTAGATGCGGCGTACGAAATTCAAGCTATTTCTATTTATGTTTCTACCAAAAAAGGAGGACACGGTTGCGTGCGAGATGTGATTGAACAAGTTTTGAAAGCACAAGATAAATGGCAATAA
- a CDS encoding DUF2520 domain-containing protein, producing the protein MKNDSNKQALKIVMIGSGNVATHLSEAFVAKGHKIVQVYSRTKKNAEALSKNIFSRPISDLKKITPDADIYIFAVNDDAVKELSEKIIFRDKIFLHTSGSLPLSVLKNNFSDCGVLYPLQTFSKNRKINMQKVPICVEGSNKATEKIIFQLAKSISKKVQKINSEKRKILHLAAIFVNNFPNHLFSIAEKLTTSEKINFSLLIPLMEETVSKIKTGQPAEMQTGPAIRKDKKIMDSHLKLLKNNQTAKEIYTIISKSIAQKE; encoded by the coding sequence ATGAAAAACGATTCAAACAAACAAGCTTTAAAAATCGTGATGATTGGTTCCGGAAATGTGGCAACGCATTTGTCGGAAGCCTTTGTAGCGAAAGGTCATAAGATTGTTCAAGTATACAGTCGTACAAAAAAAAATGCGGAAGCGCTTTCGAAAAATATTTTTTCAAGACCTATTTCTGATCTGAAAAAAATTACACCCGATGCAGATATTTACATTTTTGCAGTAAACGATGATGCTGTAAAAGAGCTCAGCGAAAAAATAATTTTTCGAGACAAGATTTTTTTGCACACCAGCGGTAGCTTGCCTTTAAGCGTTTTGAAAAATAATTTTTCGGACTGTGGCGTTTTGTATCCGCTACAAACGTTTTCGAAAAATAGAAAAATAAACATGCAAAAAGTGCCTATTTGCGTGGAAGGTTCAAATAAAGCGACTGAAAAAATAATTTTTCAACTGGCAAAAAGCATTAGTAAAAAAGTTCAAAAAATAAATTCTGAGAAACGAAAAATACTCCATTTGGCGGCGATTTTCGTAAATAATTTTCCAAATCATTTATTTTCAATTGCTGAAAAATTAACGACTTCTGAAAAAATAAATTTTTCACTTTTAATTCCATTAATGGAAGAAACTGTTTCAAAAATTAAAACCGGACAGCCGGCTGAAATGCAGACAGGCCCTGCTATCCGTAAAGACAAAAAAATAATGGATTCGCATTTGAAATTGCTGAAAAACAATCAAACAGCTAAAGAAATTTACACGATTATCAGCAAAAGCATTGCACAAAAAGAATAA
- a CDS encoding glutathione peroxidase encodes MKTFHDFKVLDNKGKEINLAIYKGKKVLVVNTASECGYTPQYAPMQQLHEKYKDKNLAVIAFPSNDFGAQEPGTNDQIATFCQKNYGVTFPVMSKIIVKGKDAHPLYHWLTEKCQNGLMDSEVKWNFQKYLIDENGKLVDMAPHNEDPLSERIVNWVKKNNF; translated from the coding sequence ATGAAAACATTTCATGATTTTAAAGTCCTTGATAACAAAGGAAAAGAAATAAATTTAGCTATTTACAAAGGAAAAAAAGTATTGGTTGTCAATACAGCTTCTGAATGCGGATACACGCCACAATACGCTCCGATGCAGCAATTGCACGAAAAATACAAAGATAAAAACTTAGCAGTAATTGCTTTTCCATCGAACGATTTTGGCGCGCAAGAACCTGGAACTAACGATCAAATTGCAACGTTTTGTCAGAAGAATTACGGCGTTACTTTTCCGGTGATGTCGAAAATTATCGTAAAAGGGAAAGATGCTCATCCTTTGTACCATTGGCTTACAGAGAAATGTCAAAATGGATTAATGGACAGCGAAGTAAAATGGAATTTTCAAAAATACTTAATTGACGAGAACGGAAAATTGGTGGACATGGCTCCCCACAATGAAGATCCGCTTTCTGAAAGAATCGTAAACTGGGTTAAAAAAAATAATTTTTAA
- a CDS encoding J domain-containing protein — protein MPKDYHKILGISPHASREEIVKAFRKKALAYHPDKNSSADAKEKFQEISLAYRILLKNTRVNSGISTSSDFDPPKNNFSEAKKHRGYQAPKTSEERSERIKKAKQLAKEKVEKERVDELIYHQQFKKSIRYKISVICAVLCILTGTLLTIDYVMPYAKQKTIIEEQLLKVEKSKTLEGLQSEYQNTIVINKQKLILNGMDFFFVQKGDSVIVEKTHFFHDIMNVSVLNNGKIIAEERPSESVYSVAALLLLLPFFNFILEGPTMRYHFVVIFNLIVPNIALIYALLENNRLFRLFGG, from the coding sequence ATGCCAAAAGATTATCATAAAATATTAGGCATTTCTCCTCATGCTTCTCGCGAAGAAATCGTGAAAGCCTTTCGAAAAAAGGCTTTGGCGTACCATCCAGATAAAAATTCTTCGGCAGATGCTAAAGAGAAATTTCAGGAAATTTCTCTTGCATATCGGATATTATTGAAAAATACGCGTGTAAATTCAGGAATTTCAACCTCTTCGGATTTTGACCCTCCAAAAAATAATTTTTCGGAAGCTAAAAAACACCGAGGCTATCAAGCTCCTAAAACAAGCGAAGAACGTTCTGAGCGCATCAAAAAAGCGAAACAACTAGCAAAAGAAAAAGTTGAAAAAGAGCGCGTCGATGAACTAATTTACCATCAACAATTTAAGAAAAGTATTCGCTATAAAATTTCTGTTATTTGCGCTGTATTGTGCATTTTAACAGGTACTTTACTCACTATTGATTATGTGATGCCTTATGCAAAACAGAAAACAATTATTGAAGAACAATTGTTAAAAGTAGAAAAGTCAAAAACGCTAGAAGGCTTGCAATCAGAGTATCAAAATACGATTGTTATTAATAAACAAAAGCTGATTTTAAATGGTATGGATTTCTTTTTTGTACAAAAAGGAGATTCCGTTATCGTAGAAAAAACACATTTTTTTCATGATATTATGAATGTTTCTGTGCTCAATAATGGAAAAATAATTGCGGAAGAACGACCTTCCGAAAGTGTTTATTCCGTAGCAGCTTTATTGCTACTATTGCCTTTTTTCAATTTTATATTGGAAGGACCAACGATGCGCTATCATTTTGTTGTTATTTTTAATCTCATTGTTCCGAACATCGCATTAATATACGCTTTGCTCGAGAATAACAGGCTTTTCAGATTATTCGGAGGCTAA
- a CDS encoding pyridoxal phosphate-dependent aminotransferase family protein, which produces MNALLKRMKGFTAHKEVKGEGYYPYFRPIESMQDTEVIIEGKKVLMFGSNSYLGLTNHPKIQEAAINAVRKYGTGCAGSRFLNGTLDLHLQLESELANFVGKESAIVFSTGFQANLGAVSVLTGRHDNIIIDEYDHASIIDGCRLSFSKVSKFSHNNMDSLEEQLQSLDPSKIKLIICDGVFSMEGDIVDLPSIVAIAKKYSANIMIDDAHGIGVLGKNGSGTASHFGLTDKVDVIMGTFSKSMATVGGFAAGNNDTIEYMKHHSRSLIFSASISPANAACALAAIEIMRTEPDRIRKLWVNTQYAIKSFKELGFDIGRTETPIIPIYIRDNIKTFLLTKMLFNEGIFVNPIVSPAVKSDSSLIRFSLMATHSIDQIDIAIEKINKVAKQLGVLANTKTII; this is translated from the coding sequence ATGAACGCATTGCTAAAAAGAATGAAAGGGTTTACTGCTCATAAGGAAGTAAAAGGAGAAGGGTATTATCCATACTTCAGACCAATAGAGTCTATGCAAGACACCGAGGTCATTATTGAGGGAAAAAAAGTTCTTATGTTTGGTTCCAATAGTTACCTTGGACTTACTAATCATCCTAAAATACAAGAGGCAGCTATTAATGCTGTTAGAAAATATGGAACTGGGTGTGCAGGATCACGCTTCTTAAACGGTACCTTAGATTTGCATCTTCAACTGGAAAGTGAATTGGCAAATTTCGTAGGCAAAGAATCGGCCATTGTTTTCAGTACAGGCTTCCAAGCCAATCTTGGTGCAGTTTCAGTATTAACTGGGAGACATGATAACATTATTATTGATGAATATGACCATGCTTCCATAATTGACGGGTGCCGACTTTCTTTTTCAAAAGTGTCCAAATTCAGTCACAATAATATGGATTCGTTAGAAGAACAACTGCAATCTTTAGATCCAAGCAAAATCAAGCTTATTATTTGTGACGGAGTTTTCAGTATGGAAGGAGATATTGTAGATTTACCTAGTATAGTAGCAATTGCAAAAAAATACTCTGCTAACATTATGATAGATGATGCACATGGCATTGGAGTTTTGGGCAAAAACGGATCTGGCACAGCCTCTCATTTCGGATTGACAGACAAAGTGGATGTGATCATGGGTACTTTTAGTAAATCAATGGCAACTGTTGGCGGCTTCGCAGCTGGGAATAATGATACAATAGAATACATGAAACACCACTCTCGTTCTCTCATTTTCAGTGCAAGTATTTCCCCTGCCAACGCTGCGTGTGCTTTAGCAGCAATTGAAATAATGAGAACAGAACCAGATAGAATTAGAAAACTTTGGGTTAATACTCAATACGCCATCAAATCATTTAAAGAACTTGGGTTTGATATCGGTAGAACGGAAACACCCATAATTCCGATTTACATACGAGATAATATTAAAACGTTTTTGCTAACGAAAATGTTATTTAACGAAGGAATTTTTGTTAATCCAATCGTTTCTCCGGCCGTAAAAAGTGATTCTTCTCTTATACGCTTTTCTCTGATGGCAACACATTCCATCGATCAAATTGACATCGCAATAGAAAAAATAAATAAAGTGGCTAAGCAACTTGGTGTATTAGCAAACACAAAAACTATTATTTGA
- a CDS encoding nitroreductase family protein, translating into MHLIDPIKNRYSPIIFENKDIEKEKMELLFEAARWAASCNNEQSWRFIYAHKHQTELYSKLFDCLADFNKAWVVSAPVLMLSIAKKNFTYNEKPNPFAMYDLGQAVSSLSIQASSMGLAIHQMGGYDVEKAKQVFSLGESFQPASMIAMGYPGDINQLSGAMLDRAKNPRARKNVEEIFFNQASVE; encoded by the coding sequence ATGCATTTAATTGATCCAATAAAAAATCGTTACAGCCCGATTATTTTTGAAAACAAAGACATCGAAAAAGAAAAAATGGAACTTCTTTTTGAGGCTGCTCGATGGGCTGCATCCTGCAACAATGAACAATCGTGGCGATTTATTTACGCGCATAAACATCAAACTGAATTGTATTCAAAACTATTTGATTGCTTAGCGGATTTTAATAAAGCATGGGTTGTGAGCGCTCCTGTATTGATGTTGAGCATTGCGAAAAAAAACTTTACTTATAACGAAAAACCAAATCCGTTTGCTATGTATGATTTAGGACAAGCGGTGAGCAGCCTTTCTATTCAAGCTTCTTCGATGGGGCTTGCCATTCATCAAATGGGTGGTTACGATGTGGAAAAAGCGAAACAGGTTTTTAGTTTGGGCGAAAGTTTTCAGCCGGCAAGCATGATTGCAATGGGTTATCCAGGAGATATCAATCAATTATCTGGCGCCATGTTGGATAGAGCAAAAAATCCGAGAGCCAGAAAAAATGTGGAAGAAATTTTTTTCAATCAGGCTTCTGTAGAATAA
- a CDS encoding Maf-like protein: MLFDQLKKYKIVLASKSPRRQFLLKDLGLEFEVQTKDVDESFSETLQREEIPLYLCQKKAIAFKNELKDNTLLITADTIVWVDQQVLNKPENFEDAQRMLRLLSGKMHEVITGVCVRTKNKSIDFFVKTNVFMKKLSETEINFYITHYKPYDKAGAYGAQEWIGYIGIEKIEGSYFNVMGLPLKELYEELEKF; encoded by the coding sequence ATGCTTTTTGATCAGCTAAAAAAATATAAAATTGTACTTGCTTCTAAATCTCCCAGAAGACAATTTTTATTAAAAGATTTGGGTTTAGAATTTGAAGTTCAAACAAAAGACGTGGACGAATCTTTTTCTGAAACGCTTCAGCGCGAAGAGATTCCTCTTTATTTATGTCAAAAAAAAGCAATTGCTTTTAAAAACGAATTAAAAGACAATACGCTTCTAATTACTGCGGATACGATTGTTTGGGTCGATCAACAAGTATTGAATAAGCCCGAAAATTTTGAAGATGCGCAACGAATGTTACGATTACTCTCCGGAAAAATGCACGAAGTAATTACTGGAGTTTGCGTACGAACAAAAAATAAATCGATTGATTTTTTTGTGAAGACAAATGTTTTTATGAAAAAACTATCGGAGACAGAAATAAATTTTTACATCACGCATTATAAGCCTTACGACAAAGCTGGAGCTTACGGCGCACAGGAATGGATTGGCTATATCGGCATCGAAAAAATTGAAGGATCTTATTTTAATGTGATGGGATTGCCATTAAAAGAATTGTACGAAGAATTAGAGAAATTTTAA
- a CDS encoding bifunctional (p)ppGpp synthetase/guanosine-3',5'-bis(diphosphate) 3'-pyrophosphohydrolase — MPQTEPIIDIEQEKKEILKRYRGLLRASKRRLEKGDKLLIRKAFDIALEAHKDMRRKSGEPYIYHPIAVAVIAAEEIGLGTTSVVCALLHDVVEDTDMSLEDIRGLFGDRVTKIIDGLTKISGVFDQTSSLQAENFRKMLLTLSDDVRVILIKLADRLHNMRTLDSMARQKQLKIASETLYLYAPLAHRLGLNAIKTEMEDLGLKYTEPEIFDSISKKLKDTQPERTRFINKFIVPIKQELEAQGLKFKIIGRPKSIYSIWNKMKNKSVPFEEVYDLFAIRIILHALPEDEKTDCWRAYSIVTDFYHPNPDRLRDWISTPKANGYESLHTTVMGPLGRWVEVQIRSERMDELAEKGYAAHWKYKGSGIETQLDDWIRRIRELLESPEENAMDFIDDFKLNLFAEEIFVFTPKGEMKTLPANATALDFAFDIHTKVGEKCIGAKVNHKLVPLSYKLKSGDQVEIITSNKQTAKEDWLQYVVTARAKSKIKNALKEVKRKIAEDGREILERKFNHVKLDFTVQNINAVANYYKLQSSQELFYRVAKESIDLKLLKNFTKNKDKQIPLPSAKKTENTLEQLVTTARGKSDLLVLGENMEKIDYKLSPCCTPIPGDDVFGFITVGEGIKIHRVNCPNAIQLMSNYAYRIVKAKWTSQELISFLAGIKITGIDEVGIVNNITKIISNELNVNMRSISFDSNDGTFEGTVMVFVHDTNHLTALMKKLTKVSGVHHVTRMDSNQ; from the coding sequence ATGCCACAAACAGAGCCGATTATCGATATTGAACAAGAAAAAAAAGAAATTCTAAAACGTTACCGTGGCTTGTTGCGCGCATCCAAACGCCGACTCGAAAAAGGTGATAAATTACTCATTCGAAAAGCTTTTGATATAGCCTTAGAAGCGCACAAAGACATGCGCCGAAAGTCGGGCGAACCCTACATTTATCATCCAATTGCTGTTGCCGTAATTGCGGCAGAAGAAATTGGTTTGGGCACTACTTCCGTGGTCTGCGCGCTCTTGCACGATGTGGTGGAAGATACGGATATGAGTCTGGAAGACATCAGAGGTTTGTTTGGTGATCGTGTTACGAAAATTATTGACGGACTTACAAAAATTTCGGGCGTTTTTGATCAAACTTCTTCTTTACAAGCGGAAAATTTTAGAAAAATGTTACTCACGCTTTCGGACGATGTGCGTGTGATTTTGATAAAGCTTGCCGATCGTTTGCACAACATGCGCACGCTCGATTCCATGGCGCGACAAAAACAATTAAAAATTGCTTCTGAGACACTTTATTTATACGCCCCTTTGGCGCATCGCTTGGGTCTAAATGCCATCAAAACAGAAATGGAAGACCTCGGATTAAAATACACCGAGCCGGAAATATTTGATTCTATCTCCAAAAAATTAAAAGATACACAGCCCGAACGTACACGTTTTATCAACAAATTTATTGTTCCGATTAAACAAGAATTGGAAGCGCAAGGCTTGAAATTTAAAATTATCGGTCGCCCGAAATCCATTTATTCCATTTGGAATAAAATGAAAAATAAAAGTGTGCCTTTCGAGGAAGTGTATGATTTATTTGCGATTCGAATTATTTTACACGCTCTTCCAGAAGATGAAAAAACTGATTGTTGGCGGGCGTATTCCATTGTTACAGATTTTTATCATCCAAATCCAGATCGTCTCAGAGATTGGATTTCGACACCGAAAGCAAATGGTTATGAATCCTTGCACACCACGGTAATGGGACCTTTGGGACGTTGGGTGGAAGTTCAAATTCGTTCCGAGCGTATGGATGAATTGGCAGAAAAAGGATATGCTGCGCATTGGAAATACAAGGGTTCCGGAATCGAAACACAATTGGATGATTGGATTCGCAGAATTCGTGAGTTGTTGGAAAGTCCGGAAGAAAATGCGATGGATTTTATTGATGATTTTAAACTGAATTTATTTGCCGAAGAAATTTTTGTTTTTACACCGAAAGGAGAAATGAAAACCCTTCCAGCGAATGCCACTGCGCTCGATTTTGCTTTTGACATTCACACGAAAGTGGGAGAAAAGTGTATTGGTGCAAAAGTAAATCACAAACTCGTTCCGCTTAGTTACAAGCTAAAAAGCGGTGATCAAGTGGAAATAATAACTTCTAATAAACAAACAGCAAAAGAAGATTGGCTGCAATATGTAGTTACGGCGCGCGCCAAATCAAAAATTAAAAATGCACTCAAAGAAGTAAAGCGAAAAATTGCAGAAGATGGAAGAGAAATATTGGAACGAAAATTCAATCATGTGAAATTGGATTTTACCGTACAAAATATTAATGCTGTTGCGAATTATTATAAATTACAGAGTAGTCAGGAGCTTTTTTATCGTGTAGCCAAAGAAAGTATTGATTTAAAATTACTGAAAAATTTTACTAAAAATAAAGACAAACAAATTCCGCTTCCAAGCGCTAAAAAAACAGAAAATACCTTGGAGCAATTGGTTACCACTGCTCGAGGAAAATCAGATTTATTGGTGTTGGGCGAAAACATGGAGAAGATTGATTACAAGCTTTCTCCTTGCTGTACACCGATTCCGGGCGATGACGTGTTCGGATTTATTACGGTGGGTGAAGGCATAAAGATTCATCGCGTTAATTGTCCGAACGCCATTCAATTAATGTCGAATTATGCATACCGAATTGTAAAAGCGAAATGGACGAGCCAAGAATTAATTTCGTTCCTTGCCGGAATAAAAATTACGGGAATCGACGAAGTGGGAATTGTAAATAACATCACAAAAATTATATCTAACGAGCTAAACGTAAATATGCGCTCCATCAGTTTCGACTCTAACGACGGCACTTTCGAAGGAACGGTGATGGTTTTTGTACACGACACCAATCACCTTACGGCATTGATGAAAAAATTAACAAAAGTTAGTGGCGTGCATCACGTAACGCGTATGGATAGTAATCAATAA
- a CDS encoding OsmC family protein, protein MSTYLEKELLVSIGQEHYKTVITSGKHTFSADEPESHGGSDTAAGPIEYLLAALGSCTAITLRMYADRKQWDVEKINVALNLETVTEGKETTITRLKGNETTITRLISFEGNLTEEQKQRLLTISNACPVHKILSNPIKINTSII, encoded by the coding sequence ATGAGCACATATTTAGAGAAAGAGTTGCTTGTTTCTATCGGACAGGAACATTACAAAACAGTTATCACGAGCGGAAAACATACATTTTCTGCTGACGAACCTGAATCGCATGGCGGAAGCGATACAGCAGCAGGTCCGATAGAATATTTATTAGCTGCATTGGGATCTTGCACCGCCATCACGCTACGTATGTACGCCGACCGAAAACAATGGGACGTTGAAAAAATAAATGTAGCATTGAATTTAGAAACAGTAACGGAAGGAAAAGAAACTACGATAACGCGTTTAAAAGGAAATGAAACCACGATAACACGTTTAATTTCTTTCGAAGGAAATTTGACAGAAGAGCAAAAACAAAGGCTTTTAACTATTTCAAATGCTTGTCCTGTGCACAAAATCTTGAGTAATCCAATAAAAATAAACACATCTATAATTTAA